A portion of the Candidatus Zixiibacteriota bacterium genome contains these proteins:
- a CDS encoding nitroreductase family protein, with product MSGIFFFKTGMLKQLKEFYTGRIGCTVWLEQADCVILKHGNMLFGFCDRDRIEREGMLTFFFEIREQVDRYYEKLKDIAVSGPVDNEKYGIYQFFARDPEGRSLEFQYFNHRTAGYYDGEELLVTRRSVRKFKPSPIPDEVLAKVLEICRYAPTALNTQGYYFRLIRDRGTIEWLSERRGSSTGPIAGSPMAVAICADSSLTKRPEQDGCIAAYHFMLAAWTQGLGTCWIAAMDREDIKERLQIPKEHYVATVTPLGYPEKLPLRVPERKSRDWFVRE from the coding sequence ATGAGCGGGATATTCTTTTTTAAGACCGGGATGCTGAAACAACTGAAGGAATTTTATACCGGGCGGATCGGATGCACGGTGTGGCTGGAGCAGGCCGATTGTGTTATCCTGAAGCACGGGAATATGCTGTTCGGGTTTTGTGACCGCGACCGGATCGAGCGGGAGGGGATGCTGACTTTCTTTTTCGAGATCCGGGAGCAGGTCGACCGATATTATGAAAAGCTGAAAGATATCGCCGTTTCGGGGCCGGTCGATAACGAGAAGTACGGCATCTACCAGTTTTTTGCCCGTGATCCGGAGGGAAGGAGTCTGGAATTCCAGTATTTCAATCACCGGACGGCCGGGTACTATGACGGTGAAGAACTTCTGGTGACCCGGCGGTCGGTCAGGAAATTCAAACCGAGTCCGATCCCCGATGAGGTGCTGGCGAAGGTTCTGGAAATCTGCCGGTATGCACCGACAGCGTTGAATACCCAGGGGTACTATTTCCGGCTGATCCGTGACCGCGGGACGATCGAATGGTTATCGGAGCGGCGCGGGTCGAGCACTGGACCGATTGCCGGGTCGCCGATGGCGGTGGCTATCTGCGCCGATTCATCGCTGACCAAACGGCCGGAGCAGGACGGGTGTATCGCGGCGTACCATTTCATGCTGGCGGCCTGGACCCAGGGGCTGGGGACATGCTGGATCGCGGCCATGGACCGGGAGGATATCAAGGAGAGGCTTCAAATCCCGAAGGAGCATTATGTCGCCACGGTCACGCCGCTGGGTTACCCGGAGAAACTGCCGCTTCGGGTCCCGGAGCGAAAAAGCCGGGACTGGTTTGTGCGGGAGTGA
- a CDS encoding NFACT family protein, with the protein MHIHSLVAELKANIIGASFKEAEFYKKQREAYLHFKNDKATLALGLVYHPQAFGAFMIPRGKVQMETSEKPWPFFQPALEGVVVEVAQYDFDRIFRIILEKEGERFTIVVEAIGPNGNFWLLDANDKIMATLRNKKFEPGEVYTPPPAPDKLNPRELELRHLIELFRRSDQSVENTIRKNILGLDKVLTDEILERAGMEHGEAACALKDEQLEVLEGKIKRISGFFDDYSSGYFFAHETGNLAYPFKLRICGEEGVKCKSLSFAVYTAIRTRRAERSEASQMQTVITAVERHIKKLMRKIRKVEEDFESAGNFEQYRKYAELIQIYIPKIEKGSDYAELIDVYGSGKPIVIELDPSLSPAQNAEVYFKKYRKGKDALDLLKRRLEIAKRELEAAQVMYTEIETSYNEAVLKYEAELAGIIPAAAERRIPVVRLPYKDYTLSSGVTIFVGRDGADNDSTTFGYAKPYELWFHTSQCPGSHVVMKFPDKNFVPSKGEIAETAAIAAYHSKARNSKTVPVIYTQKKYVRKPRKAKPGLVTVEREKLVMVEPKAPE; encoded by the coding sequence TTGCACATACATTCTCTGGTGGCGGAATTAAAAGCCAATATCATCGGGGCATCGTTTAAAGAGGCCGAGTTTTATAAAAAACAGCGCGAGGCCTATCTCCATTTCAAGAACGATAAAGCCACATTGGCCCTGGGACTGGTCTACCACCCGCAGGCCTTCGGGGCATTTATGATTCCCCGGGGTAAAGTGCAGATGGAAACATCAGAAAAACCGTGGCCGTTTTTCCAGCCGGCCCTTGAAGGGGTCGTGGTCGAGGTGGCGCAGTACGATTTCGACCGGATCTTCAGGATTATTCTCGAGAAAGAGGGCGAGCGGTTTACGATTGTGGTCGAGGCGATCGGTCCCAACGGTAATTTCTGGCTTCTGGATGCCAATGATAAAATTATGGCAACCCTGCGGAACAAAAAATTCGAGCCGGGGGAGGTTTATACCCCGCCGCCGGCGCCGGATAAACTTAATCCTCGGGAACTGGAATTGCGGCATCTGATCGAATTATTCCGCCGGTCGGATCAATCGGTAGAGAATACTATCCGCAAAAATATTCTGGGACTTGATAAGGTGTTGACCGACGAGATTCTGGAACGGGCCGGGATGGAACATGGTGAAGCGGCCTGCGCCCTGAAAGATGAGCAGTTGGAAGTGCTGGAAGGAAAAATCAAGCGGATCAGCGGATTTTTCGATGATTACTCGAGCGGTTATTTTTTCGCGCACGAAACCGGCAACCTGGCCTACCCATTTAAGCTGCGTATCTGCGGCGAGGAAGGGGTTAAGTGCAAGTCGCTGTCGTTTGCGGTTTACACGGCCATCCGGACCAGACGGGCGGAACGGAGCGAAGCCAGCCAGATGCAGACGGTAATAACGGCGGTGGAGCGGCATATCAAGAAGTTGATGCGGAAGATCAGGAAAGTTGAGGAGGATTTCGAGTCGGCGGGGAATTTCGAGCAGTATCGGAAGTACGCCGAGTTGATCCAGATATATATTCCCAAGATCGAGAAGGGGAGCGATTACGCCGAGCTGATCGATGTTTACGGAAGCGGTAAGCCGATCGTGATCGAGCTTGATCCATCGTTAAGTCCAGCCCAGAATGCCGAGGTATATTTCAAAAAATACCGCAAAGGCAAAGACGCCCTGGATTTGCTCAAGCGGCGGCTGGAGATCGCCAAACGGGAGCTGGAGGCGGCGCAGGTGATGTACACCGAGATCGAGACGAGTTATAACGAGGCGGTACTGAAATACGAGGCGGAGCTGGCGGGGATTATCCCGGCGGCGGCAGAGCGGAGGATTCCGGTGGTGCGGTTACCGTACAAGGATTACACGCTCTCCAGCGGGGTGACGATTTTTGTGGGGAGGGACGGGGCCGATAACGACAGCACTACCTTTGGCTACGCCAAACCATACGAGCTGTGGTTCCACACCTCGCAATGCCCGGGATCGCATGTGGTGATGAAATTCCCGGATAAGAATTTTGTACCATCGAAAGGTGAGATCGCGGAAACAGCGGCGATCGCGGCGTACCATTCCAAAGCGCGTAATTCCAAGACGGTGCCGGTGATATATACGCAGAAGAAATATGTCCGTAAACCGCGCAAGGCTAAACCGGGGCTGGTGACGGTGGAGCGGGAGAAACTGGTGATGGTCGAGCCGAAGGCGCCGGAGTGA
- a CDS encoding Fe-S-containing hydro-lyase translates to MSEKKKITPPLTDKVVEDLKVGDNVLITGTIYTARDAAHKRLVELIEKGEKLPFDVTGQIIYFVGPTPAKPGQAIGSAGPTTSYRMNAYTPKIIAAGQKGMIGKGEMGPEVVEAMKKHKAVYFAAVGGAGALISKAITAAEIVAYEDLGAEAIRKLTVKEFPVIVALDCHGGNLYKEGIAKYGKK, encoded by the coding sequence ATGTCGGAAAAGAAAAAAATCACCCCCCCGCTGACCGATAAGGTGGTTGAGGATTTGAAGGTCGGCGACAATGTTTTGATCACCGGGACGATTTACACGGCCCGTGATGCCGCCCACAAGCGGCTGGTGGAACTGATCGAGAAGGGCGAAAAACTGCCGTTCGATGTGACCGGGCAGATTATTTATTTTGTCGGGCCGACCCCGGCCAAGCCGGGTCAGGCAATCGGATCGGCCGGACCGACGACCTCGTACCGCATGAACGCCTACACCCCGAAAATTATCGCGGCCGGGCAGAAAGGGATGATCGGCAAGGGCGAGATGGGGCCGGAGGTGGTCGAGGCCATGAAAAAGCACAAGGCGGTTTATTTCGCGGCGGTCGGAGGGGCCGGGGCGTTGATCTCGAAGGCCATCACGGCGGCCGAAATAGTGGCCTATGAGGATCTCGGGGCCGAGGCGATCAGGAAACTGACGGTCAAGGAGTTTCCGGTGATCGTGGCGCTGGATTGTCATGGCGGCAATTTGTATAAAGAGGGTATCGCCAAGTACGGCAAGAAATAA
- a CDS encoding fumarate hydratase, giving the protein MREIRTDRITEAVRELVMNAATDLGEDVVAALKKARGHEESPVGRDILDQIIENARIAHDEKAPMCQDTGYAVLFVELGQEVHIVGGDYAAALNEGVRQGYKDGFLRKSVLGDPIERKNTGDNTPAIINTEIVPGDKMKIIIAPKGGGSENMSEVRMMKPSDGIEGVKSFVIDRVLRSGGNPCPPVIIGVGIGGTFEKCAYLAKKALLREVGNRHPNKFYADLELELLDKINKLGIGPQGLGGTTTALDVHVEVHPCHIASLPVAVNTQCHAARHKEIVL; this is encoded by the coding sequence ATGCGTGAGATCAGGACTGATAGGATAACTGAAGCGGTGCGGGAGCTGGTGATGAACGCCGCGACCGACCTGGGCGAGGATGTGGTGGCGGCACTCAAGAAAGCGCGCGGGCACGAGGAATCGCCGGTGGGGCGGGATATTCTCGACCAGATTATCGAAAACGCCCGGATTGCCCATGATGAAAAGGCGCCGATGTGCCAGGATACGGGTTACGCGGTTCTTTTTGTGGAGCTGGGACAGGAGGTGCATATAGTCGGCGGCGATTACGCTGCGGCGCTTAATGAGGGTGTCCGACAGGGTTATAAAGACGGGTTTTTGCGCAAGTCGGTTCTGGGCGACCCGATCGAGCGGAAGAATACCGGCGACAATACTCCGGCCATCATTAACACCGAAATCGTCCCGGGCGATAAAATGAAAATCATTATCGCGCCCAAGGGGGGCGGTTCGGAGAATATGTCCGAGGTGCGGATGATGAAACCATCGGACGGTATTGAAGGGGTCAAGAGTTTCGTGATCGACCGGGTTCTCCGAAGCGGGGGTAATCCCTGTCCCCCGGTGATAATCGGGGTCGGGATCGGCGGAACATTCGAAAAATGCGCCTACCTGGCCAAGAAGGCGCTGTTGCGCGAGGTGGGAAACCGTCACCCGAACAAATTCTACGCCGACCTGGAACTGGAACTGCTCGATAAAATCAATAAGCTGGGGATCGGCCCGCAGGGGCTGGGCGGGACCACGACGGCTCTTGATGTGCATGTCGAGGTGCATCCGTGCCATATCGCCTCGTTGCCGGTGGCGGTCAATACCCAGTGCCATGCGGCGCGGCATAAAGAGATAGTTCTGTAA
- a CDS encoding DMT family transporter, whose translation MPYAGEFAALGTAFLWSFTSIFFTSASRRIGSYYLNKYRIPFAAVFLAVTLLILTGRLFPEGISNTSYYYLIASGIIGLSLGDLCLFSAFIILGTRLTLLIFAASPIITALIAWIMLGETLGFYAITGIAVTISGIAWVTAERQIKNNTSDRPSSSKTLGIFLALGGAVGQAIGLVLAKAGMGESVDPLPATFIRMVSAAAAIWLYGLFRGDTIGTIQKARDYRALLLAAGGAVCGPFLGVWLSLVAVRHTETGIAAAIMATVPVLVIPLVIFIYHEKVSFRAVFGAIITVGGVMLLFIS comes from the coding sequence ATGCCATACGCTGGAGAATTCGCCGCCCTGGGAACGGCCTTTCTGTGGTCGTTCACCTCGATCTTTTTTACCTCGGCCAGCCGACGAATCGGCTCCTATTATCTCAATAAATACCGCATCCCCTTCGCCGCCGTTTTCCTGGCCGTCACACTGCTGATTTTAACCGGCCGTCTTTTTCCCGAGGGGATCAGCAATACCTCGTATTACTATCTTATCGCCAGCGGCATTATCGGTCTCTCGCTGGGCGATCTCTGCCTGTTTTCAGCCTTCATAATTTTGGGGACCCGGTTGACCCTGCTGATCTTCGCCGCCTCGCCCATCATCACCGCCCTGATTGCCTGGATTATGCTCGGTGAGACTCTCGGCTTCTATGCCATCACCGGGATTGCAGTAACCATCTCCGGGATTGCCTGGGTAACTGCCGAACGGCAGATAAAAAACAATACTTCCGACCGGCCCTCATCCTCGAAAACCCTGGGCATCTTTCTGGCCCTGGGCGGGGCCGTCGGGCAAGCTATCGGGCTGGTTTTGGCCAAAGCCGGGATGGGCGAAAGTGTCGATCCCCTTCCGGCCACTTTCATCCGCATGGTTTCCGCCGCCGCGGCCATCTGGCTTTATGGCCTTTTCCGGGGCGATACCATCGGGACAATACAAAAAGCCCGCGATTATCGGGCTCTCCTTCTCGCCGCCGGAGGGGCCGTCTGCGGCCCGTTCCTGGGGGTCTGGCTTTCGCTCGTGGCCGTTCGCCACACCGAAACCGGGATCGCCGCCGCCATCATGGCCACCGTGCCGGTCCTGGTTATCCCCCTGGTGATTTTCATCTACCATGAAAAAGTCTCCTTCCGGGCCGTCTTCGGAGCCATCATAACTGTCGGCGGAGTGATGTTGCTGTTTATCTCCTGA